The DNA window TATTCTCTTAATTGCTATAATAGCAAGACGGCAGAGTTTTATAGCCGTGAGGGATTGAGCAGAATAACAGCATCCGTTGAAACTTCTGTAAATGTATTAAAAAATATTTTGCAGCGCAGCAGTATACCGATTGAAATTGTGGTGCAGGGTGCGCCGGTAGTAATGTATATGGAGCACTGCGTATATGCGGCAAGTGAATCGAATTTAACTGCCCAGGACTGCTGCCAGGATTTCTGTGAAAGCCAGACTATTTGTCTTATTGATGAACGGGGATGTGAGCATTCCGTATACGCCGACCAATACTGCAGAAACCATATGATTACTTCCAAAGATATATGTTTACTGCCGCTTGTAGGGAAATTATGCAGCTTAGGGACTGCGGCTGTAAGAGTGGAAGGACAGCACTATCGTCCTGATGTGTTAGGAAAAGTGATTTCAATATACAGGCATGCCATCGATTGCATCTGTGAAAAAAGAGAAGCTGATGCTGATTTAATCAATCAGCTAAAGCAGATCACCGGAAGAGGGCAAAGTTTGGGGGCATTAAACTTTGATTAAATTTTATCTATTTCTAAAATCTGAATCTTAAAAAAGGTTTTAAGTTTTTCAAATTATCAATTTTAATAAAGGGTGAACGTCAGATGAACAAAGACTATATAGGTCCGGATAAAATTATTGAGAAAAAGAAAGAATACTTAATCCCTTGTTCCTATCATTTTTATTCTCGCCCCGTACAGGTGGTAAGGGGAAATATGCAGTATCTTTACGATAGTGATGGGAAACGGTATATTGATTTTTTTGCCGGTGTATCGGTAATGAACTGCGGGCATTGCAACCCGGATATACTGGAAAAAACAATTGAACAGATGAGAACACTGCAGCATACTACTACAATATATCTTACCCAGCCCATTGTAGATCTGGCTGAAAAACTGGCTCAAATTACACCGGGCAATTTGAAGAAAACTTTTTTTTGCGGCACGGGTTCGGAAGCGAATGAAGGGGCGCTGCTTCTAGCCAGGCTGCACACCGGAAAAAGTGAATTCATATCCATGTATAATGGCCTTCATGGAAGGACGCATCTTACCATGAGCGTAACAGGGCTGGGGATGTGGAGGACTGATCCAAACCCTGCAGGAGGTATCAGTTTTGTACCCAATCCATATTGTTACCGGTGTCCATATAAATCAAGCAGTGAGGAATGTAGTCTGGAATGTGTCAGCCAGGTAGAAAATGTTATAAAAAAGACTTCTTCAGGCAGGATAGCTGCTATGATTGCCGAACCTATTCAA is part of the Petroclostridium xylanilyticum genome and encodes:
- a CDS encoding aspartate aminotransferase family protein — translated: MNKDYIGPDKIIEKKKEYLIPCSYHFYSRPVQVVRGNMQYLYDSDGKRYIDFFAGVSVMNCGHCNPDILEKTIEQMRTLQHTTTIYLTQPIVDLAEKLAQITPGNLKKTFFCGTGSEANEGALLLARLHTGKSEFISMYNGLHGRTHLTMSVTGLGMWRTDPNPAGGISFVPNPYCYRCPYKSSSEECSLECVSQVENVIKKTSSGRIAAMIAEPIQGNGGIITPPQGYFKALKEVLEKYEILLIIDEVQTGFARTGKMFAIEHYGIQPDIMTMAKALGNGVPIAAYTATDEIASSFTRPSASTLGGNPVSAAAGLAVLEYIHKNDLCQRAEALGKKIKYGLLKLKEKYDIIGDVRGIGLMLGAELVKDGKEPAPKETDMILEILKDKGILIGKNGEYRNVLAFQPPLVVTGEDVEVLLYELDKAFQAVKI